One genomic region from Evansella sp. LMS18 encodes:
- a CDS encoding DUF421 domain-containing protein translates to MLYLSILKGMFVGLLGVVVITRFLGKKQLSQVTTLDFVYILVLGGIVQQAIYEPHIRFHHMLFAFFVWGGFIWIVETSAQRFDRFRTIIKGANSVLVHDGKVNVKALEKSKLEMGQLRTLLREQGVFSVKEVKHAVLETSGMLSVMRYAGKEPVIKEDILVNYPDNEPTYLLVEERDINYRNLDHIGKTKDWLLSEIEKEGHMLDNLYFAEWNKLNGFYFQTYDEKESEGAFFTK, encoded by the coding sequence ATGTTATATTTATCTATCCTGAAAGGTATGTTCGTCGGGTTGCTTGGGGTTGTGGTCATCACCCGTTTCCTTGGCAAAAAACAGTTGTCCCAGGTGACGACGCTTGATTTTGTCTATATTCTCGTGCTCGGCGGGATTGTCCAGCAGGCAATCTATGAGCCTCACATCCGCTTCCATCATATGCTGTTTGCTTTCTTTGTATGGGGAGGCTTCATCTGGATTGTGGAAACGTCCGCCCAGAGATTCGACCGGTTCAGGACGATTATAAAAGGTGCCAATTCCGTCCTCGTCCATGACGGAAAAGTAAATGTTAAAGCTCTTGAAAAAAGCAAACTGGAAATGGGCCAGCTCCGGACCTTGCTTCGGGAGCAGGGTGTTTTTTCGGTCAAAGAAGTAAAACATGCCGTCCTTGAAACGAGCGGAATGCTGAGTGTAATGAGGTATGCCGGTAAAGAGCCGGTCATAAAAGAAGACATTCTCGTTAACTATCCGGACAACGAGCCAACTTATTTACTGGTGGAAGAAAGAGATATTAACTACCGGAATCTTGACCATATTGGAAAAACGAAAGACTGGCTGCTTAGTGAGATTGAAAAAGAAGGCCATATGCTGGATAATCTTTATTTTGCAGAATGGAACAAGCTGAACGGTTTCTATTTCCAGACATACGATGAAAAAGAAAGTGAAGGGGCGTTTTTTACAAAATAA